A genomic segment from Dendropsophus ebraccatus isolate aDenEbr1 chromosome 7, aDenEbr1.pat, whole genome shotgun sequence encodes:
- the LOC138796546 gene encoding uro-adherence factor A-like, translating to MGTEQCLEAEQSLEAEQCLEAEQCLEADQSLEAGQCLEAGQCLEADQSLEAEQCLEAEQCIEAEQSLEAEQCIEAEQSLEAEQCLEAEQCIEAEQCLQAGQCLEAEQSLEAEQCLEAEQCLEAEQSLEAEQCIEAEQSLEAEQCLEAEQCIEAEQCLQAGQCLEAEQSLEAEQSLEAEQSLEAEQSLEAEQSLEAEQSLEAEQSLEAEQCLEAEQCLEAEQCLEAEQCLEAEQCLEAEQCLEAEQCLEAEQCLEAEQSLEAEQCLEAEQCLEAEQCLEAEQCLEAEQCLEAEQCLEAEQCLEAEQCLEA from the exons ATGGGGACTG AGCAGTGTCTAGAAGCCGAGCAGAGTCTAGAGGCAGAGCAGTGTCTAGAGGCAGAGCAGTGTCTAGAGGCAGATCAGAGTCTAGAAGCAGGGCAGTGTCTAGAAGCAGGGCAGTGTCTAGAGGCAGATCAGAGTCTAGAGGCAGAGCAGTGTCTAGAGGCAGAGCAGTGTATAGAAGCAGAGCAGAGTCTAGAGGCAGAGCAGTGTATAGAAGCAGAGCAGAGTCTAGAGGCAGAGCAGTGTTTAGAGGCAGAGCAGTGTATAGAGGCAGAGCAGTGTCTACAAGCAGGGCAGTGTCTAGAAGCCGAGCAGAGTCTAGAGGCAGAGCAGTGTCTAGAGGCAGAGCAGTGTCTAGAAGCAGAGCAGAGTCTAGAGGCAGAGCAGTGTATAGAAGCAGAGCAGAGTCTAGAGGCAGAGCAGTGTTTAGAGGCAGAGCAGTGTATAGAGGCAGAGCAGTGTCTACAAGCAGGGCAGTGTCTAGAAGCCGAGCAGAGTCTAGAGGCAGAGCAGAGTCTAGAGGCAGAGCAGAGTCTAGAGGCAGAGCAGAGTCTAGAGGCAGAGCAGAGTCTAGAGGCAGAGCAGAGTCTAGAGGCAGAGCAGAGTCTAGAGGCAGAGCAGTGTCTAGAAGCAGAGCAGTGTCTAGAGGCAGAGCAGTGTCTAGAAGCAGAGCAGTGTTTAGAGGCAGAGCAGTGTCTAGAAGCAGAGCAGTGTCTAGAGGCAGAGCAGTGTCTAGAGGCAGAGCAGTGTCTAGAAGCAGAGCAGAGTCTAGAGGCAGAGCAGTGTCTAGAAGCAGAGCAATGTCTAGAAGCAGAGCAGTGTTTAGAGGCAGAGCAGTGTCTAGAAGCAGAGCAGTGTCTAGAAGCAGAGCAGTGTCTAGAGGCAGAGCAGTGTCTAGAAGCAGAGCAGTGTCTAGAGGCATAG